The Dehalobacter sp. genomic sequence GTCATGGAGCGAGGTAGGATTGTTCACTACGGAAGCTCCAAAGAAGCAATCTCGGATGCTCTGCTTCAGGAGGCTTATTTGGGCCGGACCCGGATGTGAATATATTGCGGATTTACCCAGCGTATTTATCGCATAATTTCTACCATAATGATTTCAATGGAATAGATAAACCAGTGAAATATGGATGATCTACAACATCTTCATCCATGCCTGCTGCAGCTAAGACGTAGGAACCATCCCTGAGTACAAAACATTCGAGGGTTTTCTCAGCCGGATCGACCAGCCAGTAATGCGGGATCTTGGTCTTCTGGTAAATCTGCAGCTTCTGCAGACGATCTTTGCGCCTGCTGGATGGGGAAATGATTTCGACTACGATTGTTGGCTGGCCATTGATACGGGCTTCTTTGATGATCTGTTTTTGCTGCCCGGAAACGTAAAGAATGTCAGGCTGGACCACGTTGATATCTAATAATGTTACATCAAGAGGTGCCACAAATACTTCGCCTTCGGGATCATTTCCCCGAAAATGATCTTCAAGAATCCATGTCAACCGAAGCAAAACACGCTGATGGCTGACATTTGGAGCAGGCTCTTTTACCATAATGCCATCGAGAATCTCGATGCGGTAACCGGGTTCATCAGGTATTTTCAGATAGTCTTCGTAAGTCAGCTTCCTGGAAGATTCTGCGGTATATTCGTTTGATTTTTCCTGCACGGAAGAGGCGGTATTTGTGAGTGCGTTGAGAACATCTGCCAGTATATAGCGGTACTGCTTGCCGTTCAACTCGATAAACGGTATTTTTTTCTCACGTGTATATTTCCAAATAGTCTCGGTTGAAAGATCGAGTGCTTCAGCCAGCGCCTGGGCAGTCATAAGCTCCTTATCCATCGACATATCATGATCACCTCAATCAGATTATACAAATTAATACAACCAAAAACAACTAAAAATAATAAAAAATAACATGTACTTAGAAAATAATAGTAAAAAGCAAAT encodes the following:
- a CDS encoding Uma2 family endonuclease; translated protein: MSMDKELMTAQALAEALDLSTETIWKYTREKKIPFIELNGKQYRYILADVLNALTNTASSVQEKSNEYTAESSRKLTYEDYLKIPDEPGYRIEILDGIMVKEPAPNVSHQRVLLRLTWILEDHFRGNDPEGEVFVAPLDVTLLDINVVQPDILYVSGQQKQIIKEARINGQPTIVVEIISPSSRRKDRLQKLQIYQKTKIPHYWLVDPAEKTLECFVLRDGSYVLAAAGMDEDVVDHPYFTGLSIPLKSLW